In one window of Helianthus annuus cultivar XRQ/B chromosome 17, HanXRQr2.0-SUNRISE, whole genome shotgun sequence DNA:
- the LOC110921991 gene encoding transcription factor bHLH30 translates to MFPSSSEISPVMHHHQQPSSWSTLPQVLHHNTIFNPLIQYPTRDQDPFLFSPPPPPPPPPLSCYGSLFNRSVPNGLQFAYDGSSSSDQLRLISETLGHVVQPGSGPFGLQTDMGKMTAQEIMDAKALAASKSHSEAERRRRERINNHLAKLRSLLPSTTKTDKASLLAEVIQHVKELKRQTSIITEHSPVPTEIDELSVDNASDKDGKLVIRASLCCEDRSDLLPDLIKTLKALRLRTLKAEITTLGGRVKNVLFITTEDHLTGNDDQQMVNYSISTIQEALKQVMEKTNGVDSSCGSVKRQRTNSINILEHHRSL, encoded by the exons ATGTTCCCATCATCATCAGAAATCTCTCCAGTCAtgcatcatcatcaacaaccatcATCATGGAGTACCCTACCTCAAGTGTTGCACCACAACACCATCTTCAACCCACTTATTCAATACCCGACCCGAGATCAAGACCCGTTTCTCTTCtctccaccaccgccaccacctcctCCTCCGCTTTCATGCTACGGCAGTTTGTTCAACAGAAGTGTGCCAAATGGGTTGCAGTTTGCATATGATGGTAGCTCGTCGTCGGATCAATTAAGACTCATATCCGAGACACTAGGACATGTTGTCCAACCCGGATCCGGCCCGTTTGGGCTCCAAACTGATATGGGTAAGATGACTGCTCAAGAGATCATGGATGCTAAAGCTTTAGCAGCTTCCAAAAGCCATAGTGAAGCAGAACGACGACGTAGGGAACGAATCAACAATCACCTTGCAAAGCTTCGAAGCTTACTCCCAAGCACCACAAAG ACGGACAAGGCTTCATTGCTAGCTGAAGTCATACAACATGTGAAAGAATTAAAGCGTCAAACTTCAATAATCACCGAACACAGTCCAGTCCCCACCGAGATTGATGAACTATCTGTGGACAATGCGTCTGATAAAGATGGTAAACTTGTGATCAGAGCTTCACTATGCTGTGAGGATCGATCAGATCTCTTACCGGACCTCATCAAGACTTTAAAGGCCCTTAGACTAAGAACCCTAAAGGCCGAGATCACAACACTTGGTGGACGTGTGAAGAATGTTTTATTCATCACTACAGAAGATCATTTAACCGGAAATGATGATCAACAAATGGTGAATTACTCGATAAGCACGATCCAAGAAGCACTCAAACAAGTGATGGAGAAAACAAATGGTGTTGATTCCTCTTGTGGGAGTGTAAAGAGACAAAGAACTAATAGCATCAATATCCTTGAGCATCATAGATCTCTTTAA